In Polyodon spathula isolate WHYD16114869_AA unplaced genomic scaffold, ASM1765450v1 scaffolds_764, whole genome shotgun sequence, one genomic interval encodes:
- the LOC121308599 gene encoding aldehyde dehydrogenase family 3 member A2-like isoform X4, with protein MSMEKQAVERARTAFLTGRARPLEFRARQLKALQRMITEQEHDIAAALKRDLNRNEFQTPLFELVSLESEIQLALEKLPEWTAPRPAEKTLLTISDEVYIQPEPLGVVLIIGAWNYPFALVIQPLIGAIAAGNAAVIKPSELSEHTAQLLEKLLPQYIDKELYPVVNGGVPETQELLQQRFDHVFYTGNCAVGKLVMGAAARHLTPVTLELGGKSPCYIDKGCDLSVVCRRITWGKYMNCGQTCIAPDYVLCEQSIQGRVVEEIKKALKEFYGDDPKTSPDYGRMINKRHFKRVMDLLEGETVALGGESDEADCYIAPTVLLDVPPHSRVMQEEIFGPVLPLVSVGSVDEAIRFINQREKPLALYVFSYDKKLIKRMIAETSSGGVTANDVMLHYSVSALPFGGVGNSGMGSYHGKHSFDRLSHQRSCLIKSLNMEAVNKVRYPPHSAKKLSWARFFVLKRVRLGSVGRLALFAVLVAVTALVAQRFLQQG; from the exons a TGTCCATGGAGAAGCAGGCTGTGGAGCGAGCGAGGACTGCCTTCCTCACCGGGAGGGCGCGACCCCTGGAGTTCAGAGCTCGGCAGCTGAAGGCTCTTCAGAGGATGATCACAGAGCAAGAGCACGACATCGCTGCTGCGCTCAAACGCGACCTCAACAGG AACGAGTTTCAGACACCTCTGTTCGAGCTGGTGAGCCTGGAGAGCGAGATCCAGCTGGCTCTGGAGAAGCTCCCGGAGTGGACAGCTCCTCGGCCCGCAGAGAAGACCCTTCTCACCATATCAGACGAGGTTTACATCCAGCCAGAGCCCCTGGGGGTGGTCCTGATCATCGGAGCCTGGAACTACCCCTTCGCCCTGGTCATCCAGCCCCTCATAGGGGCCATCGCAGCCG gTAACGCAGCCGTGATCAAGCCCTCTGAATTGAGCGAGCACACAGCCCAGCTGCTAGAGAAGCTGCTCCCTCAGTACATAGACAAG gagctgtACCCCGTGGTGAACGGAGGGGTCCCCGAGACCCAGGAGCTCCTGCAGCAGCGCTTCGATCACGTCTTCTACACGGGGAACTGCGCCGTGGGCAAGCTGGTGATGGGGGCTGCCGCTCGCCACCTCACCCCCGTCACCCTGGAGCTGGGCGGGAAGAGCCCCTGCTACATCGACAAGGGCTGTGACCTCTCCGTCGTCTGCCG CCGGATCACATGGGGGAAGTATATGAACTGCGGCCAGACGTGCATCGCCCCCGACTACGTTCTGTGTGAGCAGAGCATCCAGGGCAGGGTGGTGGAAGAAATCAAGAAGGCACTAAAG GAATTCTACGGCGATGATCCCAAGACGTCTCCAGATTACGGGCGCATGATCAACAAGCGGCACTTCAAGAGAGTGATGGATCTGCTGGAGGGGGAGACGGTGGCTCTGGGCGGGGAGAGCGACGAGGCTGACTGCTACATCG CCCCCACAGTGCTGCTGGATGTGCCCCCCCACTCCAGGGTCATGCAGGAGGAGATCTTCGGCCCCGTCCTTCCCCTGGTGAGCGTGGGGAGCGTCGACGAGGCCATTCGCTTCATCAACCAGAGAGAGAAGCCCCTGGCTCTGTACGTCTTCTCATACGACAAAAAG CTGATAAAGCGGATGATCGCGGAGACGTCCAGTGGGGGGGTCACCGCTAACGATGTAATGCTGCATTACTCCGTCAGCGCGCTTCCCTTTGGGGGTGTGG GGAACAGCGGGATGGGCAGCTACCACGGCAAGCACAGCTTTGACCGGCTGAGTCACCAGCGCTCCTGCCTCATCAAGAGCTTGAACATGGAGGCGGTCAACAAGGTGCGCTACCCCCCGCACAGCGCCAAGAAGCTCAGCTGGGCGCGATTCTTTGTCCTCAAGAGGGTGCGACTGGGCAGTGTGGGTCGCCTGGCACTGTTTGCCGTGTTGGTTGCAGTGACAGCCCTCGTGGCACAG AGGTTTCTGCAACAAGGATAG